One Thermoanaerobacter pseudethanolicus ATCC 33223 DNA window includes the following coding sequences:
- a CDS encoding peptidoglycan-binding protein, which yields MNNKKVISVLLSSTLVLSLANSAYAATILKYGMRSPEVRHLQQNLNKAGYFVTANPTDYFGPATKNAVMRLQKDYNLVPDGIYGPLTEKALMDKLNAISKATTQTSNTSLQTQSTVTRTLKYGMQGNDVKELQNALAKLGYFNTTPTGYFGSITRDAVIKFQKANNLTPDGIVGPLTQKAISEKLNVSLPSRGDVNRSTNTTQNSSNSNQTQSTVTRTLKYGMQGNDVKELQNALAKLGYFNTTPTGYFGSITRDAVIKFQKANNLTPDGIVGPLTQKAIQGLLAGKDQQASQPTDSPKIQYPSGFSRNMKKGDTGDDVKLLQTLLKEIGYYTKDITGTYDDNTLNAVMDFQKYYSLAVDGIAGINTITKVIEINNQVKAVKGFYVQGKGGYGHGVGMTQFGAKGMAEQEYKYDEIIKYYYTGVNIEKRNTDNVNIKVKISLDLGSPDINITSDQPYSVVYKTKDNVTEQIVENQIACPAQSTTSFKYMDGNIVITNDKVIDDSTQLPQTIVSIDAVRVIPSDTGVLSYINKGNPLPYAGEFKIYPNNSSKNLDLINILPLEEYLRGVVPAEMPSSWHEEALKAQTLAARTYALIRISDKKIFDVYDSTLSQVYKGLSVVNDKVDNLIKATKGEVVTYNGGLADTVYSASAGGYTVDSTFAWGGSDVPYLKGKPDPYDNSKYATYWWNVNITRDQISSAYPQVGVVLNVEITNKMFDRPVELKITGTKGTIVVKNKDFRDAIEKAVGKKLFISEYYTISLQK from the coding sequence ATGAATAACAAAAAAGTAATTAGCGTTTTACTTTCTTCAACTTTAGTTTTGTCATTAGCTAATAGTGCTTATGCTGCTACAATTTTAAAGTATGGAATGCGCAGCCCAGAAGTTAGGCATCTACAGCAAAATCTCAATAAGGCAGGTTACTTTGTTACTGCTAATCCTACTGATTATTTTGGACCAGCTACTAAGAATGCTGTTATGCGTTTGCAGAAGGATTATAATTTAGTACCGGATGGTATTTATGGGCCGTTAACAGAAAAAGCTCTTATGGATAAATTAAATGCTATTTCTAAGGCAACAACTCAAACTTCTAATACTTCACTGCAAACTCAAAGTACAGTGACAAGGACTTTGAAGTATGGAATGCAAGGGAACGATGTAAAAGAGCTTCAAAATGCTCTTGCAAAATTAGGATATTTTAATACTACACCGACAGGCTATTTTGGTTCGATAACACGGGATGCAGTTATAAAATTTCAAAAGGCAAATAATTTGACTCCGGATGGAATTGTGGGACCTCTCACACAAAAAGCTATTTCGGAGAAGTTAAATGTAAGTTTACCTTCCAGAGGAGATGTAAATAGAAGTACTAACACGACACAGAACTCCAGCAATTCAAACCAAACTCAAAGTACAGTGACAAGGACTTTGAAGTATGGAATGCAAGGGAACGATGTAAAAGAGCTTCAAAATGCTCTTGCAAAATTAGGATATTTTAATACTACACCGACAGGCTATTTTGGTTCGATAACACGGGATGCAGTTATAAAATTTCAAAAGGCAAATAATTTGACTCCGGATGGAATTGTGGGACCTCTCACACAAAAAGCAATACAAGGTTTATTGGCTGGAAAAGACCAGCAAGCATCTCAACCTACAGACTCACCAAAAATTCAGTATCCCAGTGGGTTTTCAAGGAATATGAAAAAAGGGGATACTGGCGATGATGTAAAATTATTACAAACATTACTTAAGGAAATAGGCTATTATACAAAAGATATTACAGGAACTTATGATGATAATACATTAAATGCAGTAATGGATTTTCAAAAATATTATTCTTTAGCTGTTGACGGAATTGCTGGTATAAATACTATCACAAAAGTAATAGAAATAAACAATCAGGTGAAAGCTGTAAAAGGTTTTTATGTCCAAGGAAAAGGCGGATATGGCCATGGAGTGGGTATGACTCAATTTGGTGCAAAGGGTATGGCGGAACAAGAATATAAATATGATGAGATAATTAAGTACTATTATACAGGTGTCAATATAGAAAAACGTAATACGGATAATGTTAATATCAAAGTAAAGATTTCTTTAGATTTAGGAAGTCCAGATATAAACATTACCAGCGACCAGCCGTATAGTGTAGTATACAAAACAAAAGATAACGTTACAGAACAAATAGTAGAAAACCAAATAGCGTGTCCAGCACAATCTACAACATCTTTCAAATATATGGATGGAAATATTGTAATTACCAATGATAAAGTAATAGATGATAGTACTCAACTTCCACAAACGATAGTAAGCATAGATGCTGTTAGAGTAATACCAAGTGACACGGGGGTACTGTCATACATAAATAAAGGTAATCCACTTCCTTATGCAGGCGAATTTAAGATATATCCAAATAATAGTTCTAAGAATTTGGATTTAATAAACATATTGCCTTTAGAAGAATATTTAAGAGGTGTAGTACCTGCAGAAATGCCTTCTTCTTGGCATGAAGAAGCTTTAAAAGCTCAAACATTAGCAGCCAGGACATACGCGTTAATACGGATTAGTGATAAAAAGATTTTTGATGTATATGATTCTACATTATCACAAGTATATAAAGGACTTTCTGTAGTAAATGATAAGGTCGATAATTTGATAAAAGCTACTAAAGGTGAAGTTGTAACTTACAATGGTGGCTTAGCAGATACTGTGTACAGTGCATCTGCAGGAGGATATACAGTGGATTCGACTTTTGCATGGGGTGGTAGCGATGTTCCTTATCTAAAAGGAAAACCCGATCCTTATGATAATTCTAAATATGCTACATACTGGTGGAATGTAAATATTACAAGAGATCAAATATCGTCAGCATATCCTCAAGTAGGTGTTGTTTTAAATGTAGAGATTACAAATAAGATGTTTGATAGGCCAGTAGAGCTCAAAATTACAGGAACAAAAGGTACTATTGTAGTAAAAAATAAAGATTTCAGAGATGCCATAGAAAAGGCCGTAGGTAAAAAGTTATTTATCTCAGAGTATTATACTATTAGTTTACAAAAATAA
- a CDS encoding ABC-ATPase domain-containing protein, which produces MTKEYLKKKLDKIDGKGYKAYKDLEGEYEFEKFILYIDHVQGDPFAPPSRIRVKVPQNIADFEFSMYNNPSRQVALEDFLTRSVFEVIKRLPSLKGTGHSGDIYIDKGGQQIIKRSAMVVNKDYVEARLSIGLPAFGRRINSSGAQRIFLEFLPQIVEKSLLKKSLDVQDIWLWVETVEDQDYLRSQLKERGLVAFVADGAILPRESGISDRPLKGGNVVPFESPDSLRIKFQLPNRGEITGMGIPEGVTLIVGGGYHGKSTLLQAIQKGVYNHIPGDGREFVITVADAVKIRAEDGRRIEKVDISPFINNLPNNVDTTRFTTENASGSTSQAANIIEAIEIGTSLLLLDEDTSATNFMIRDARMQKLIAKKEEPITPFIDRVKQLYKDNGISTILVMGGSGDYFDVANCVIKMHNYRPYDVTQEAKKIAEQFKTNREVEGNNEPIVIKPRIPLKKGLEVKGKKIKSKDEDTIRFGYQEIELDYVEQLVDKSQTNAIGEIIRYIASKYVDEKSSIKEILKKVYKDIYEKGLDEVSSFYGKHPGNLALPRLQEVAAALNRLRSFTVK; this is translated from the coding sequence ATGACAAAAGAATACCTTAAGAAAAAGCTTGATAAAATAGATGGAAAGGGGTATAAAGCTTACAAAGACCTTGAAGGAGAATATGAGTTTGAAAAATTTATACTGTATATTGACCATGTTCAGGGAGACCCTTTTGCACCTCCTTCAAGGATAAGGGTTAAAGTGCCTCAAAATATAGCTGATTTTGAGTTTTCCATGTATAACAATCCCTCAAGGCAAGTTGCTTTAGAAGATTTTTTGACAAGGTCAGTTTTTGAAGTTATAAAAAGGTTGCCTTCTTTAAAAGGTACAGGACATAGTGGGGATATTTACATAGACAAAGGTGGTCAACAAATAATTAAAAGAAGTGCAATGGTAGTTAACAAAGATTATGTAGAAGCAAGATTGAGCATAGGACTTCCTGCTTTTGGTAGACGAATAAATAGCAGTGGTGCCCAAAGAATATTTCTTGAATTTTTACCTCAAATTGTAGAAAAAAGTCTTTTAAAAAAGAGCCTCGACGTACAAGATATATGGCTATGGGTTGAGACAGTGGAAGACCAAGATTACCTTAGAAGTCAACTAAAAGAGAGAGGGCTTGTGGCTTTTGTGGCTGATGGTGCGATTCTTCCTAGAGAAAGCGGCATAAGTGATAGACCTTTAAAAGGCGGTAATGTAGTACCTTTTGAGTCGCCGGATAGCTTGAGGATTAAGTTTCAACTTCCAAATCGAGGAGAGATAACGGGGATGGGAATACCCGAAGGAGTTACGCTTATTGTGGGCGGCGGTTATCACGGCAAGTCTACCTTGTTACAAGCTATTCAAAAAGGGGTATACAATCACATACCAGGTGATGGCAGAGAGTTTGTTATAACTGTAGCTGATGCAGTAAAAATAAGAGCAGAGGATGGCAGAAGGATAGAAAAAGTAGACATAAGTCCTTTTATAAATAATTTGCCAAATAACGTAGATACCACAAGGTTTACTACCGAAAATGCCAGTGGCAGTACTTCTCAAGCAGCAAATATTATTGAGGCGATAGAAATAGGCACTAGCTTACTGCTTTTGGACGAAGATACTTCAGCTACTAATTTTATGATAAGGGATGCGAGGATGCAAAAACTGATTGCAAAAAAAGAAGAACCTATAACTCCTTTTATTGATAGAGTAAAACAGCTATATAAAGATAATGGCATTTCTACGATTTTAGTTATGGGTGGCAGTGGAGATTATTTTGATGTTGCAAATTGCGTAATTAAAATGCACAACTATAGACCTTATGATGTGACACAAGAGGCAAAGAAAATTGCTGAACAATTTAAAACAAATAGGGAAGTTGAGGGAAATAATGAGCCTATAGTTATAAAACCAAGAATTCCTCTTAAAAAAGGGCTTGAGGTAAAAGGCAAAAAGATAAAGTCAAAAGATGAGGATACTATTAGATTTGGATACCAAGAAATCGAATTGGATTATGTGGAACAATTAGTAGACAAAAGTCAAACAAATGCAATAGGGGAGATAATACGCTATATTGCTAGTAAATATGTAGATGAAAAAAGCAGTATAAAGGAAATATTAAAAAAGGTATATAAGGATATATACGAAAAAGGACTGGACGAGGTATCTTCTTTTTATGGTAAGCATCCGGGCAATTTGGCATTGCCAAGACTTCAGGAAGTAGCTGCTGCATTAAATAGGTTGCGAAGCTTTACTGTAAAATAA